The following proteins are co-located in the Triticum aestivum cultivar Chinese Spring chromosome 1A, IWGSC CS RefSeq v2.1, whole genome shotgun sequence genome:
- the LOC123070032 gene encoding putative polyol transporter 1, which yields MASAALPAAAAAAVEPKKKSNFKYACTCALSASMATVVLGYDVGVMSGASLYIKEDLRLTDVQVEIMMGILSVYALLGSFAGARTSDWIGRRYTVIIAAAIFFAGSLVMGFAVNYVMFMFGRFVCGMGVGFAIMVAPVYTAEVAPASTRGLLTSFTEVFINVGILLGYVSNFAFARLPHHINWRIMLGIGAVPSALLALMVLGMPESPRWLVMKGRLADARVVLEKTSDTPEEAVERLDQIKAAAGIPRDLDGDVVAVPKRKGGDEKQVWKELIFSPTPVMRRILLAALGVHFFQQATGSDSVVLYSPRVFKSAGITGDNHLLGVTCAMGVTKTLFILLATFQIDRVGRRPLLLTSTAGMLVCLIGLGTGLTVVGQHPDEKITWAVGLCIASTLAYVSFFSMGLGPITSVYVSEVFPLRVRALGFALGVACNRVTSAAISMTFLSLSKAITIGGSFFLYAGLAALGWLYFYAFVPETRGQPLEDIGKLFGMKDAAVEDDDTATKDKQVKAAVEMN from the exons ATGGCGTCTGCTgcgctcccggcggcggcggcggcagcggtcgaGCCCAAGAAGAAGAGCAACTTCAAGTACGCCTGCACCTGCGCCCTCTCCGCTTCCATGGCCACCGTCGTCCTCGGCTATG ACGTCGGGGTGATGAGCGGGGCGTCGCTCTACATCAAGGAGGACCTGCGGCTGACGGACGTGCAGGTGGAGATCATGATGGGCATCCTCAGCGTCTACGCGCTCCTCGGCTCGTTCGCCGGGGCCAGGACGTCCGACTGGATCGGCCGCCGCTACACCGTCATCAtcgccgccgccatcttcttcgCCGGCTCCTTGGTCATGGGCTTCGCCGTCAACTACGTCATGTTCATGTTCGGCCGCTTCGTCTGCGGCATGGGCGTCGGCTTCGCCATCATGGTCGCGCCCGTCTACACCGCCGAGGTCGCCCCGGCCTCCACCCGCGGCCTCCTCACCTccttcaccgaggtcttcatcAACGTCGGCATCCTCCTCGGCTACGTCTCCAACTTCGCCTTCGCGCGCCTCCCGCACCACATCAACTGGCGCATCATGCTCGGCATCGGCGCCGTCCCCTCGGCCTTGCTCGCGCTCATGGTGCTCGGCATGCCGGAGTCGCCCCGGTGGCTCGTCATGAAGGGCCGCCTCGCCGACGCCAGGGTCGTGCTCGAGAAGACCTCCGACACGCCAGAGGAGGCCGTGGAGCGCCTTGACCAAATCAAGGCTGCCGCCGGCATCCCCCGCGACCTTGACGGCGACGTGGTCGCCGTGCCCAAGAGAAAAGGCGGTGACGAGAAGCAGGTGTGGAAGGAGCTCATCTTTTCGCCCACCCCGGTCATGCGCCGCATACTGCTCGCGGCGCTCGGCGTCCATTTCTTCCAGCAGGCGACTGGCTCCGACTCGGTCGTGCTCTACAGCCCACGCGTGTTCAAGAGCGCCGGCATCACCGGCGACAACCACCTGCTCGGCGTCACATGCGCCATGGGGGTCACCAAGACTCTCTTCATCCTTTTGGCCACCTTCCAAATCGACCGTGTCGGCCGGCGGCCGCTGCTGCTCACCAGCACCGCCGGCATGCTCGTCTGTCTCATCGGCCTCGGCACGGGCCTCACCGTCGTGGGCCAGCACCCGGACGAGAAGATCACGTGGGCAGTCGGCCTGTGCATCGCCTCCACCTTGGCCTACGTGTCCTTCTTCTCCATGGGCCTCGGCCCCATCACCAGCGTCTACGTCTCCGAGGTCTTCccgctgcgggtgcgcgcgctcgGCTTCGCGCTCGGCGTCGCCTGCAACCGCGTCACCAGCGCCGCCATCTCCATGACCTTCCTCTCCTTGTCCAAGGCCATCACCATCGGCGGCAGCTTCTTCCTCTACGCCGGCCTCGCCGCGCTCGGCTGGCTTTACTTCTACGCCTTCGTTCCCGAGACGCGCGGGCAGCCGCTTGAGGACATAGGGAAGCTTTTCGGCATGAAGGACGCCGCCGTCGAAGACGACGACACCGCCACCAAAGACAAGCAGGTGAAAGCAGCTGTGGAGATGAACTAG